Genomic segment of Anaeromusa acidaminophila DSM 3853:
CGATTTTGCGGTCATCAGTCTTAGTGACTTGTTGACTCCCTGGGAACTGATTGTGCGGCGCGTTAAAGCCGCGGTGGAAGCCGATTTTGTGATTGCTCTCTACAATCCCAAAAGCAGCCGACGTACCATGCAGATTGAAGAAGTGCGTCGCTTGGCCCTGGAAGTTCGGCCTGGCGCAACGCCTGTAGGTATTGTGCGCCATGCTACGCGCAGCAAGGAAGAATACACGTTGTCTGATTTAGAAAATTTCACCAATGAATTTATCGATATGTTTTCGTTGGTCATTATCGGCAACAGCCAGTCTTATGTGCAAGACGGACGCATGATTACGCCGCGGGGGTATAAGCTGTGATTTTCTGCATTGCCGGCACCGGAGACGGCCGCGCGCTGGCGCTTCGTCTGCGCCAGGAAAACTGGCCGGTGCTGGTGAGCGTTGTCAGTGAATATGGCGAGCGTTTGGTGCAGGAGGCGGATCTTTCTGTGGTGCAGACGGCGCTTGATCAAGCGGGTATGGAAGCGTTTTTGCAAGAACGAGGCATTCGCCTGGTGGTGGATGCCAGCCATCCCTATGCGGTCAATGTGTCGCGCAATGCCATGGCGGCCTGTGAAAAAGTAAAAATTCCTTATGTGCGCTACGAGCGCCCTGCCAGCGACTTGCCTGAGTACAAAAAATTGCATGTGGCTGCAGATTATGAGGAAGCGGCCAGGCTGGCCGCCGGTTTGGGCGAGACCATTTTTTTGACCACAGGGAGTCGCCAGCTTGGCATCTTCCGGGCGGAGCCGCTGCTGCAGGGCAAGCGTCTTGTAGCCAGGGTGCTGCCGGAGGCGTCAGTGCTGGAGCAGTGCCGCAGCCTTGGCTTTTTACCTAAAGATATTGTTGCTATGCAGGGGCCTTTTTCGTTGGAACTCAACCAGGCCTTGTATCGGGCTTTTCAGGCGGAGGTTGTTGTCTTGAAAAACAGCGGCCATGTCGGCGGTTGCGCAGAGAAAATTGCCGCTGCCGCGGCGTTGGGGCTGGAAGTAGTACTGGTTGATAGGCCGCGCCTAGCTTATCCGGTTTGCTGCGCAACAGAGCAGCAGGTATTGGCGCAGGTTGCTAAATTGGTAACAGGAGGAAAGTAATTATGGAATTTATGACCGATCCTCAGGGGATTGAGCGCAAGAGTATGGAAATTATCGCCCCTCACGTAGCGGGTCTATCATTGACGCCGGAAGCAGTAAAGGTATATTCCCGCATGATTCATGCTTCGGGAGATCCGCAGTATGCAGAAGTGATTGAGGTGCATGCCGACGCCGTAGCGGCCGGGCAGAAAGCCATTCGCGAGGGCAAGAATATTTACTGTGATGTGGAAATGGTCCGTACTGGCATTAATAAGAAACGCCTGGCAGAGTTCGGCTGCCAGGTGGAATGTTTGATCGCCGATGAAACGGTGGCGGCTCAGGCTAAAGCGGCAGGAATTACGCGATCCATGGCTGCCATGCGGACTTTTGGAGCTAAACTGGACGGCGCTATTGTGGCTATTGGCAATGCGCCGACCGCTCTTTTTGAAGTGATTCGTCTGATGCAGGAAGAAGGCGTTCGACCTGCGCTGATTATTGGCGTACCTGTTGGTTTTGTGGGCGCTGCCGAATCCAAGGATTTTTTGGCGGAAGTATCGCCAGTTCCTTATATTACCGTACGCGGCAATAAAGGCGGCAGTCCGATCGCGGCTTCGGCGCTGAATGCGATTTTGTACCAAATCGAGGCATAGAACAGGGCTGCCGGGAGGAGGAATTTGCCGATGGAAGAAAAGGAAATCCTTGTGCATCGTCCACGGCTGGTTATTGCCGGCACCCAAAGCGGCGTGGGCAAAACGACCCTTGTAACAGGCTTGTTGGCGGCGCTGCGAAATCAAGGCAAGACAGTGCAATCTTTTAAGATCGGTCCGGATTACATTGATCCCGGGTTTCACGCACTGGCCAGCGGTCGGGCGGCGCATAACCTGGACAGCTGGCTGGTGCCCCAGGAAAAATTGCCGCCTTTATTCGTCAAGGCGGCGGCAGAAGCTGATATTTCCATTATTGAAGGCGTAATGGGGCTCTATGACGGCGGTCGCCAGGGGATTAGTAGTACGGCGTCGTTGGCCAAATTGCTCCAAACGCCGGTAGTATTGGTGCTGGACGTCAAATCCATGGGGGAGAGCGCTGCGGCGATGGCTCTGGGGTTTCGTCAATACGATCCAGAGGTCTGGTTTGCCGGGGTGATCTTAAATCGCGTCGGTTCAGCGTCCCATGAACATATGGTGCGTGAAGCGCTAGCACGGCAAAATATTCCGGTGCTGGGTTGTTTGCATCGGCAAGAAGATTTGCGCCTGCCTGAACGTCACTTAGGGCTGACGCCTGTAACGGAGCAGTCCTTAAATTCGGTTGTGGCGGCGATGGGCCGGTCTGTTGGTCAGGCTTTGGACTTAGATGCTTTATACGCATTGGCTCAACAAGCGCCGGATTTACCGGCTCCTGCGACGATGGGCGATTTACCTGTACGGCGGGCGCGCTTGGGCGTGGCTCAGGATGAAGCGTTTTCCTTTTATTACCCCGAAAGCATGGATGTTTTAACGCGCTGCGGCGCGGAATTGATTCCTTTCAGTCCGCTGGAGGATGCAACCTTGCCTGCGGTGGACGGATTATTTTTCGGCGGCGGTTTTCCAGAAATGTTTGCGCCGCAATTAGCGGCAAAGGCTTCCATGCGTGAGGCTGTAAGAAGTGCGGCGGCAAAGGGCATGCCTATTTACGCCGAGTGCGGCGGCCTGATGTATCTGACGGAAGGTTTAGAGGACTTTTCCGGGAAGCGTTATGAGATGGCGCAAGTGGTGCCGGCGCAGTGCCGGATGGAGAAGAAACTGCAGACCGTCGGCTATGTGACGGCGACATTGCAGCAAAATAGTCTATTGGGGAACGGCGGCGTCCGTTTTCAAGGTCATGAGTTCCATTTTTCCAGCATGGAGCCGTTAGCAGAACCGTTTCCGTGGGCCTTTTCTTTCGAAAAAATGCGTACTGGCGCTGTCTATCCAGGGGGGTATGCTTCGCCAAACGTGCTGGCGTCCTATCTGCATCTGCATTTTGCAGGCAATGAAGAGGCTGCGGAAGCGCTGGTAACGGCCTGCGCAGCGTATGCGGCAAGGAGGGATGGACGTGGCTGAGATTATTTTGGTAACCGGCGGCGCTCGCAGCGGCAAGAGCGCTTTTGCCGAGCGGCGCGTAGCGGCTATGGCGGAGCAAGTGGGTTATATTGCGACAGCGCAAGCCTGGGACGAAGAAATGCGTCTGCGTATTGAGATACATCAACAGCGGCGTCCTGCAGGTTGGCAGACTTATGAAGCGCCGCGTCAGGCGGCGTCGGTGCTGACGAAAGCGGCCTTTGAAACCAAGGCGATTCTGTTTGACTGCCTGACCATGTTTGTTACGAATTGCATGTGCCAAAAGGATTTTCCTTTAGACCCTGAGGATGGGCAACGGTATATTGCCAAGGAGACGGAAGCGTTATTGCGTGCAGCGCAGCAAGCGCCTTGTCCGGTAGTATTTGTTACCAATGAAGTGGGACTGGGGATTGTGCCGGATAATGCGATGTCCCGCGCTTTTCGGGACTATGCGGGCTGGGTGAATCAGCAAGTAGCCTCCCAGGCGCAGCAGGTTTTTTTGGTTGTCAGCGGCTTGGCGGTGGATGTGCGCCGCTTGGCGGAAGCGGAATAAAATAAAGAGAAGCGATAGCAAACAGAGGAGGCGTTGGGCATGGCTAAGACCATCATGCTTCAAGGAACCAGTTCGCATGTGGGCAAGAGCATTTTAACAACCGCGCTTTGCCGGATTTTTTTGCAGGACGGTCTGCGTGTCGTTCCTTTTAAAGCGCAGAATATGGCGCTGAATTCCTATGTAACTAAATATGGCGAGGAAATGGGGCGGGCCCAGGTAGCGCAAGCGGAGGCCGCCGGATTAGAGCCTATGGTGGAGATGAATCCGGTGCTTTTAAAGCCTACTGGGGATTCCCGCTCCCAGGTAGTGCTAATGGGACGCCCCATTGGCAATATGACGGCCAAAGAGTATCATCAGGGTTATAGTCTGCAGGCGCTCGATACGGTGAAAGCTTGTCTTCAGAAGCTGCATGATAAATTTGACCGTATTGTTATTGAAGGCGCCGGCAGCCCGGCGGAAGTGAATCTCAGAGCTAATGACATCGTTAATATGCGCGTCGCTAAACTAGCGCCGGCGCCGGTACTGCTGGTAGCGGACATTGACCGAGGCGGGGCATTGGCTTCGGTAGTGGGAACGCTGGAGTTGCTGGAACCGGATGAACGGGAACTGGTGAAAGGCATTATTATCAATAAGTTTCGCGGCGATATTCGTCTTTTACAGCCAGCTCTGGAATTTTTGGAAACGAAGACAGGCAAGCCGGTATTGGGGGTTATTCCGCATCTGGCCGATTTAGGCATTGACGACGAGGACTCTGTTTCTTTGGAAGATAAGCAGACCGTTCAAAGCAAAGAAATTGACGTGGCGGTGCTGCGCACGCCGAAGATCAGCAATTTTACGGATTTTGACGCTCTCGGGGCCGAACCGGATGTGGCTGTGCGCTATGTGCGTCAAGGCGAAGCGCTGGGCAAGCCGGATCTTATCATTTTGCCGGGCAGTAAAAATACAGTAGAGGATTTGCTGTACCTGCGAGAGCATGGGTATGAAAAAGCCATTAAGGAGCTGCATGAACAAGGCGTACCGGTCATCGGTATTTGCGGCGGCTATCAGATGCTGGGGCAAAGGGTTTTGGATCCGGAGCATACCGAATCCGACCATGATGAAACACCGGGATTGGGGCTTTTGGATACAACAACGACCTTTGTGGCGGAAAAAATGACCCAGCAAGTCAGCGCTCGCGGGTTGTCCGACTGCTTTTTAGGTATCAAAGCCAGCGGTCTGGAGCTGAAAGGCTATGAAATTCATATGGGGCGTACGGAATTTGCTGCAGGTACAGAAGCTGCTTTTCAGATTGAAGAACGTTCTTGTCAAAAGGTATCCAGCCCAGATGGAGCGGTGGCTTCCTCCGGGTTAGTCCTCGGTACGTATCTGCACGGTATTTTTGATAATGACTCCTATCGGGGACTCCTTGCCAACGCGTTGCGGCAGCGCAAAGGCTTAGCTCTTCTTGATCGTTCAGGAGATACGCAGGCGCGCAAGGAAGCGGCTTATAATCGGTTGGCTGCGGTTGTGCGGGAAAACATGGATATGCCTCGTCTGTATGCCATCGTGGAGGGCAAGTAGATGCAGCCAAGCATATGGCCCGATGAATTATGGATGCTTCTGGGAGCGGTGCTTTTGGACCAACTTCTGGGAGACCCTAACAGCCGCTGGCATCCAGTAGTGCTCATTGGCCGGGTCATTTCCTGGGGAGAGGCGTCTTTGCTGCGTATAACGCAGAGTTCTTGGCGGCAGCAGGTGTCAGGCGCTGTGCTGGTGGCAGTAGTACTGGCTGTTGCTTATAGCAGCGCTTGGTGCTGGATGCAACTGTTGGCGTTAGGGGGAAACGCAGCACAATGGCTGGGGGGAGCTCTGCTTTTGAGTTTCACTATTTCGCCGCGCAGCCTGGCGGCTGCGGGCGGTGAAATTCGCGATTTTCTGGCTACTGGAAATATGGCGGAAGCGCGACGCAAGGTAGGCTGGATTGTTGGTCGGGACACCGCTGAACTTGATGAAGGAGAAGTCACAAGGGCTACGGTGGAAACGGTAGCGGAAAATATAGTTGACGGCATTATTTCGCCGCTTTGCTATTTTCTGATTGGTGGCGTGCCGCTGGCTTTTTTGTATCGCGCCGTTAATACGCTGGATTCCATGGTGGGCTATCATAATGAACGCTATGAGCATTTCGGCAAGGCGGCTGCCAGGGTTGATGACGTTTTTAATTGGCTTCCCGCGAGATTGACAGCGTTGTTGCTTTTAGGAGCTGCGTGGATTTTGCGTATGGACTGGCGCAACGCCTGGCGGATGATGCGCCGCGATGCGGCGGCGCATCCCAGCCCGAACAGCGGCTATGCAGAGGCGACAGTGGCTGGCGCTTTAGGGGTGCAATTGGGCGGGCTAAATTATTACGGCGGTGTGGCTTCGCTGCGGGCGAAAATGGGAGAGCCCAAAGAAGCGCTGCAAGGGCGACATATTACGAAAACGATCCGCCTGATGCAAGTCGCGGTGGCTCTATTTCTTTTGCTTGCCAGCCTGCTGTTGGGATGGTAGTCTAAAGAAGAATGGAGATGCCGGAGGGGAACTATGTTCAATGATTTTTTGCTGGGATTGCAGTTTTTGACACGTCTGCGTTTATCGGGAGAGTTGTTTTGGGATGAAAAGGGCTGCGGTCGCAGTGTGCGCTATTTTCCGCTGGTTGGAGCCGTACTAGGCTTGTGCTTTGTAGCTGCTTGGCAAGTGTTGTATGTATGGCTGCCAACTTGGGTTAGTACGTACCCGCCGACAGTCGTTGTTACCATTCTGACAGCGTTGCCCATTCTCTTGACAGGCGGCTTGCATTGCGACGGCTTTATGGACACCATGGACGGTCTTTTTTCCGGCCGTCATCGGCCACGGATGCTGGAAATCATGAAGGACAGCCGTGTGGGCGCCCATGGGGTGACCACTTTTTTAATGCTCTTTGCTTTGAAATGGTCTCTGATTGCCGATTTGGCGTCGCTGACTTTGCCGGCGGCGCTTTTTGCCATGCCTATACTAGGGCGTTTAGCAATGGTGGTAGGAATTACCTGTTTTCCTTATGCCCGGGAAAACGGCATGGGACGCGCTTTTTCCGCTTATGCCGGTGAGGGCGCTTTATGGGTTGCTTTGTTGATTTCGTTTGTGCTGGTGCTGCCTTTGGGCGGTCAAGGGTTGATTGCGTTGGTAGCGGCGTTAGTGTGCGCTTTTGGCGGCGGTTTTTTGATTAGCCGCAAGTTGGGCGGACTTACAGGGGATGTATATGGAGCCTTGACGGAAATTACGGAAGTTGTCGTCTTGCTGGCTTTTTTGTATTAGAACAGGATGGAGGAATCAAGACGCATGGACGAAAAAACGTCCCCGCAGTACTCAAATATACCTGAACAATTGGCGGCAGGATGCATTCTGGAGGTGCGTGTTCCTGGGTCTTGCGGTGAATTGACGCAGGGCCTGGTGGATGAAGATTACTTCTTAATCACCTGTCCAATCGGCAATTATTCCCGGGCTATTTTGCGGCCAACTAAAGCTCCGGCTGTTTTGGGCGGACCTAAAACTCAAAAAGCGGTGATGAAGACGCTGCTTCTTTTGGGAGAAAAGCAGATTCCTGGAGAACTGGAAATTTCTTCGCAGTTGCCAGTCGGCAAGGGTATGTCGTCTAGCAGCGCCGATATCGGCGCTGCTTGCCAAGCGGCGGCTCTTGCTTTTGGAAAGACTCTTGCACCGCAAGAAATTTTAACGCTAGCTACTGAGGTGGAGCCTACGGATGGCGTGTTCTGTCCTGGTGTTGCGCAGATCGCCCATGTAACAGGCAGCAAGTTTTGCAGCTTAGGGGAACCGCCGGCGATTATGGTTTCCGTTTGGGACCAAGGCGGCCAAGTAGATACGCAGCGGTTTAATGAGCGTCAGGAATTGCAATGCTTTAACCGGGCCAAGGAACGAGTGGTTCGCCAGGCAGTGCAATGCATCAAGCGGGGACTCGAGGAACAGGAAGCCTTTTGGTTGGGCCATGGCGCTATGCTTAGCGCGCGGGCTAATCAAATTTTGTTGCCTAAGTTGGAGCTGGAGCTGCTTTGGTCGTTGGCGCTGCAGCATGGGGCAATCGGCGTCAATGTGGCTCATAGCGGGACGGTGCTGGGGGTATTGTGGAAAGGCGATGTAGCTGCAGAAACAATAACAATCTTGCAGGCTCGAGTGCGGCAGGAGCTGCCTCAGCTTTCCTTCTTGGGAAATTGGCCGCTGGTATCCGGCGGCAGTTGGTATCGCTGTGGCAAGGAGGGGGAAATGCATGACTGGATTCGCTGCTTTTGAGCATGGCGGCAATATTTACGCTGCTGCCGGTGAATTGGGTTTAGCTCTGGAAACGGTGCTGGATTTTAGCGCCAATATCAATCCCTTGGGGTTGGCGCCTGGCTTGAAGGAGCAGTTGGCGTCTCTTTTAGATGGGGTTGTGCATTATCCGGAACCGGAGGCGGCGGAGCTGCGACAGGCTTTGGCGGCAAGCCATGGCTGCGTTCCGGAAAGTCTGATTGTGGGCAATGGTGCAGCGGAATTGCTGTATTTGCTTTGCTATGCGTGTAAACCAAGGCGCGTACTGGTGACGGCGCCAACCTTCAGCGAATATGAAAAGGCGGCTCGCGCAGCCGGGGCGGAAGTTGCATATTTGCCGCTAGCGGCGGCAGACGATTTTGCGCTGCCTTGGGATAAAGTGAAGGCAGCCTTGGCTGCAGCGGATATGTTTTTTCTTTGCAATCCTAACAATCCGACAGGGACGCTGCTCAAGCGTGAGACGGTGCTGCGCTTAGCGGACGAAGCGGCTAAAGAGCAGTGCTTTTTACTTGTGGATGAATCTTTTCAGGATTTTTTGCCGGAACAAGAAAAATACAGCATTTTGCCAGATTTATCGAGACTGGGGGAACGGGTAGCGATTCTGCGTTCTTTGACTAAATTTTACGCTATTCCGGGGCTGCGTTTGGGCTTTATGGCGGGCTCTTCTGCGCTGATTCAAGAGTTGACGACGAAAAAGGATACGTGGAATGTGAATTTTTTGGCGCAACAGGCAGGCTTATGGGCTCTGCGCTGCGGCGATTATCAGCAGGAAAGCCGCGCCTATGTAGCACAGGCGAAGCAGGCCTTATACGCAGCGTTGACGGCGCTGCCGGGAGTGCATGCTTACGAGCCGACGGTAAATTATATTCTTTTGGATATGAAAAAAACCGGTCTGACGTCCAGCCAATGGCGGGAACGTTTGAAACGCCGGGGAATTTTGGTGCGGGACTGCGCCAATTATGTAGGCCTTGGCAATTTTCATATTCGCGTGGCTGTGCGCCGGCAAGACGAAAATCAGCGACTAATATCGGCTTTGAAGGCTGAATTAAAATAGTAAGATATGAATTGTGGTTTTTTTGAGAAAGGAACTGGAGCATGAGTAAATTAATTTTGGTGCGTCATGGTGAAACAACCTGGAACCTCGAGATGCGTTATCAGGGGCAAACTGATATTTCATTGACGGCAAACGGCATTGAGCAGGCAGGAAAAGTGGCGCAGCGGCTGGCGGAGGAAAAAGTAGCTGCTGTATACAGCAGCGATTTGAGCCGGGCTTTTGTAACAGCCGCTCAAATTGCCGCCGTACACGGCCTAGATGTGTTGACTCGCCAGGATTTGCGGGAAATTTCCTTTGGCGAATGGGAAGGAATGACCTATGATTCCCTTGATTTGGATGGAGGCGGTACGGGCAATCGCTTGTTTTCGCATCCGGGGGAAGTTGAAATTCCCGGCGGTGAGACTTTTTTAGAAGTGCAGCAGCGGATGATGGAGGCCTTGTGCGAACTAGCTCAACGGCATGAAGGGCAGACTGTGGTTATTGTATCTCACGGTGCAGCCATACGTACGGTGCTTTGCGATGTATTAGGCATGGATTTGAATCGCCTTTGGGCCATACGGCAGAGCAATACGGCGGTGAATATTTTGGAAGTGCTGCCGCAAAAAATCCTGGTTTCCCTTGTCAATGATGTGCATCATCTCCGCTGACATTAGAGGGATTCTCTGCTATGATGAAAGAAACAGAGACAGGAAGTGAGTGAACCGTATGTCTTGGAGCTTAAAAGAAGCCTTGCGGCAGCGCCGCGAGCAGGAGGAAAACACCTGTGCGCCGCCGCAGGCAGGCGGCAGGGGCTTTGCCTTGGTCTATCCCAATAATTATCAAGTGGGCATGTCTAATTTAGGCCTGCACATTTTATATCGCCTGCTCAATGAACGGGGAGACCTGTGCTGCGAGCGGGCTTTTTTGCCGGAAAAAAAAGCCTGGGACGAGCATGTCCGCACGCAGACGCCGTTGATGACCCTGGAGAGTCAGCGGCCGTTAAGCGCTTTTGCGCTAGTAGGCTTTGCTCTTTCCTTTGAAATGGATTATTTTCATTTTTTGGATATGCTGCAAATGGGGCGAATTCCGCAATTGGCGGAAGAACGGGGCGAGCAGGATCCCTTTGTGCTGATTGGCGGACCTTGCGCTACATTCAACCCGGAACCGTTGGCGCCATTTGTTGACGCGGCCATTATCGGCGAAGGCGAAGAGGTGCTGCAAGAGCTGGTGGATGTTTACCTGGAGTGCCGCGCCCAAGGGAAAACGCGCCAAGACGTCCTGCTGGCGTGGGCGCACATTCCCGGCGTTTATGTGCCTGCCTTTTACGAAGCGGATTATGAGGCGGACGGACGAGTGACAGCATGGCGAAAGTTGGGGGAGGTTCCAGAGATCATTTCGCGGCGCAGAGTGGAACGTTTAGACGACTATCCGGGAGAAACGGCTGTTTTTTCGGAAGACGCCGAGTTCGGCAAGCTGTTTCTCCTGGAAGTGGCCCGCGGCTGCGGACGGCACTGCCGTTTTTGCATGGCCGGGTATTGCTTTCGCCAGCCGCGGCCGCGTTCACTGCCTGTATTGCGTGAGGCGCTTTTGCGGGCGCAGCAGCAAGGCATGAAAGTGGGCCTTATGGGGGCGGCAGTTTCCGATTATCCGGAGATTCAAGCCTTATGCCATGAGTTCGAAGCCAAAGGAATGCGCTTTTCCGTAGCTTCCTTGCGGGCGGATTCGCTGGATGCGGTGCTGGTGGCTGGTTTGGCCGCCAGCGGACACCGGACGCTGACCTTGGCGCCGGAAGCAGGCAGCCAACGCTTACGGGACGTCATTAACAAAGGAATTCGCGAAGAGCATCTTTTAGAGGGCGTGCGTTTGGCGGCGCAGGCAGGCATTCCTAATTTGCGTCTGTATATTATGATTGGCTTGCCGACGGAAGTCGATGAAGATATCGACGCTATTGCCGAGATGGCCTTGCGGGTGCTGGCCTGTATGGAAGAAGCAGGATCTAAGGGCAAACTGACCCTTAGCGTCAATCCCTTTGTCCCCAAGCCTTTCACGCCTTTTCAGTGGCTCCCTATGGCGGATAAAAAGGTGATTCAGCAAAGGCTGCGCCGATTGGAAGGCTTGCTCAAATCGCAACGACGTATAGAAATTCTTAGCGAACCGCCGCGAGAGGCTTATGTACAAGCTGTGTTGGCGCGGGGAGACCGTCGCTTGGCGCCAGTTTTGGCTGCTGCCGCAGCGAAGGGAGGCTGGCGGCGCTTTACTGCTTGTCTAAAAGACGCCGGCTTGGCTGAAGAAAGTTATTTATATCGCAAGCGTGCTCTGGACGAGCGTCTGCCTTGGGCGCACTTGGATATGGGCTTTAATGAAGATTATTTGTGGCAGGAATGGCAGCGCGCCGCAAAGGAAGCGTCTACTAAGGGGTGCTTTGCAGGCTGCAGGCGCTGCGGAATCTGTAAGGAAGGCAGGGAGGCATGGTGAAAGATAAAGAACCGTTTTATCTAGAAAAGGCGGGAGATTTGACGGTAGGACGCTTTTCCCTGCTTCAAAGAGCCGGCTTGCAGCATGCCATGTCTACTCGTTTGGGCGGCGTAAGCAAGGCTCCTTGGCGGTCTTTGAATTTAGGATATCATGTTGACGATTGTCCGGAGGATGTTACAGCTAACAGGAAGATTTTTTGTGAAGCCGTTGGCGTTGAGGCGGCCAAGGTAGTGGCGTTGCAGCAGGTTCATGGAGATGTAGTTGCTGTGGTGGATGAAGGACAATGCGGCCAAGGCGCTTTTGCCTGGGAAGGGGCCCTGGCTGGAACCGATGCGGTGGTGACGGCGGCCAAGGGCGTGCCGCTGCTCCTTTTAGTAGCAGATTGCGTGCCTGTGCTGCTTTTTGATCCGGTGCGCCGCGTATTAGCGCTGGCGCATGCCGGCTGGAAAGGGACGGTAGCCGGTATTGCGGCGGCCTCATTGCAGGTGATGAGGGAGCGTTTTGGCACCAAAGCGGAAGACTGTTTGGCTGCTTTAGGACCGTCTATCGGGCAGTGCTGCTATCCTGTGGGTGAGAATGTGCTGCAGAAGCTGCCGGCGAACCTTCCCGCAGGGCTGCTGCGCAGCGAAAAAGGCGAGCAGAGGCTTGATTTGCGAGGCCTTAACGCCTGGCTTCTTTCTGAAGCCGGCATACCGCAGCAGCAGATTTCTGACTCCGGCGTATGCACTTGCTGTCAGAAGGAGTTGTTTTTTTCTCATCGCGGCGACAATGGACAAAGCGGCCGTTTAGGCCTGTTGGCTTGGTTGTAGAGGAACTGGTTTTTCCAAGGGGAGGCGGAAATCATGGAGACGCAGGGAACCAATAAAATCAACTGCAATAAATGCAAGTATTTCTATATCACTTGGGAAAAAGAATTTCCCTATGGCTGCAAGGCTATGGGCTTTAAGAGCAAGAATATGCCGAATCGGGTGACGAGGGAAGTTTCCCAGCGGCAGTGCCTTTCCTTTGAGCCGAAAGACGAGCCGCGCTGAGACCCAGAGGGAAATTGAACAAGAGTCGCGGGAGTCACGTGAGGTTACGTCTGAGGGTACAAGATTTACACAGAGGAACAGAGGAAGCAGAGAGAATATATAAATATAAAAGCTGACCCTGTCGCGCGGACAAGGTCAGCTTGCTTTTTAATATACTAGCATATATAAAACGAACCGCGAAATACACGGAAAACGC
This window contains:
- the cobD gene encoding threonine-phosphate decarboxylase CobD, which codes for MTGFAAFEHGGNIYAAAGELGLALETVLDFSANINPLGLAPGLKEQLASLLDGVVHYPEPEAAELRQALAASHGCVPESLIVGNGAAELLYLLCYACKPRRVLVTAPTFSEYEKAARAAGAEVAYLPLAAADDFALPWDKVKAALAAADMFFLCNPNNPTGTLLKRETVLRLADEAAKEQCFLLVDESFQDFLPEQEKYSILPDLSRLGERVAILRSLTKFYAIPGLRLGFMAGSSALIQELTTKKDTWNVNFLAQQAGLWALRCGDYQQESRAYVAQAKQALYAALTALPGVHAYEPTVNYILLDMKKTGLTSSQWRERLKRRGILVRDCANYVGLGNFHIRVAVRRQDENQRLISALKAELK
- a CDS encoding histidine phosphatase family protein, with the protein product MSKLILVRHGETTWNLEMRYQGQTDISLTANGIEQAGKVAQRLAEEKVAAVYSSDLSRAFVTAAQIAAVHGLDVLTRQDLREISFGEWEGMTYDSLDLDGGGTGNRLFSHPGEVEIPGGETFLEVQQRMMEALCELAQRHEGQTVVIVSHGAAIRTVLCDVLGMDLNRLWAIRQSNTAVNILEVLPQKILVSLVNDVHHLR
- a CDS encoding TIGR03960 family B12-binding radical SAM protein, whose product is MSWSLKEALRQRREQEENTCAPPQAGGRGFALVYPNNYQVGMSNLGLHILYRLLNERGDLCCERAFLPEKKAWDEHVRTQTPLMTLESQRPLSAFALVGFALSFEMDYFHFLDMLQMGRIPQLAEERGEQDPFVLIGGPCATFNPEPLAPFVDAAIIGEGEEVLQELVDVYLECRAQGKTRQDVLLAWAHIPGVYVPAFYEADYEADGRVTAWRKLGEVPEIISRRRVERLDDYPGETAVFSEDAEFGKLFLLEVARGCGRHCRFCMAGYCFRQPRPRSLPVLREALLRAQQQGMKVGLMGAAVSDYPEIQALCHEFEAKGMRFSVASLRADSLDAVLVAGLAASGHRTLTLAPEAGSQRLRDVINKGIREEHLLEGVRLAAQAGIPNLRLYIMIGLPTEVDEDIDAIAEMALRVLACMEEAGSKGKLTLSVNPFVPKPFTPFQWLPMADKKVIQQRLRRLEGLLKSQRRIEILSEPPREAYVQAVLARGDRRLAPVLAAAAAKGGWRRFTACLKDAGLAEESYLYRKRALDERLPWAHLDMGFNEDYLWQEWQRAAKEASTKGCFAGCRRCGICKEGREAW
- the pgeF gene encoding peptidoglycan editing factor PgeF, translating into MVKDKEPFYLEKAGDLTVGRFSLLQRAGLQHAMSTRLGGVSKAPWRSLNLGYHVDDCPEDVTANRKIFCEAVGVEAAKVVALQQVHGDVVAVVDEGQCGQGAFAWEGALAGTDAVVTAAKGVPLLLLVADCVPVLLFDPVRRVLALAHAGWKGTVAGIAAASLQVMRERFGTKAEDCLAALGPSIGQCCYPVGENVLQKLPANLPAGLLRSEKGEQRLDLRGLNAWLLSEAGIPQQQISDSGVCTCCQKELFFSHRGDNGQSGRLGLLAWL